The following proteins are encoded in a genomic region of Populus nigra chromosome 16, ddPopNigr1.1, whole genome shotgun sequence:
- the LOC133676172 gene encoding probable arabinosyltransferase ARAD1, with translation MSERLKIRTPKSPNSSKLPRMMARKSSLLKQTLIFSACTILIIYAFFNTFLSSSTAAAATGISATTSSLFAEQISRENFQGFPEKSTENEKKVRVFIYDLPKKFTTGIIENHALARGSSDLSKVSYPGHQHMGEWYMYLDLSRPDLDRVGSPVVKVNDPEEADLFYVPVFSSLSLIVNPARAGTVPGSDPVYSDEKMQEELVEWLEEQEYWRRNNGRDHVVFAGDPNALYRVLDRVKNAVLLLSDFGRVRSDQGSLIKDVIVPYSHRINVYNGDIGVEERKTLLFFMGNRYRKDGGKIRDLLFQMLEKEEDVVIRHGTQSRENRRTATRGMHTSKFCLNPAGDTPSACRLFDSIVSLCVPLIVSDSIELPFEDVIDYRKIAIFVDTESSLKPGYLVRMLRAVSTEKILEYQKQMREVKRYFVYSDSNGTVNEIWREVAQKLPLIQLMINRDKRLVKKDSTEPDCSCLCTNQSAHITSL, from the exons ATGAGTGAGAGATTAAAGATCAGAACCCCTAAATCCCCAAATTCCAGCAAACTTCCCCGCATGATGGCGCGAAAATCCTCTCTATTAAAACAAACCCTTATTTTCTCTGCATGCACAATCCTCATCATCTACGCTTTCTTCAACACCTTCCTCAGCTCATCCACCGCCGCCGCCGCTACCGGTATCTCCGCCACAACTTCATCTCTCTTCGCCGAGCAAATTTCTCGAGAAAATTTCCAAGGATTTCCCGAGAAATCGACGGAAAATGAGAAGAAAGTTAGAGTTTTCATTTATGATCTGCCCAAGAAGTTCACAACTGGAATCATCGAGAATCACGCGTTGGCGCGTGGCTCTTCTGACTTGTCTAAGGTGAGTTACCCGGGTCACCAACACATGGGTGAATGGTACATGTATTTGGATCTTTCCCGACCCGATTTGGACCGGGTTGGGTCCCCTGTGGTGAAAGTCAATGACCCGGAGGAGGCTGACTTGTTTTATGTTCCGGTGTTTTCTTCTCTCAGTTTGATAGTGAATCCAGCTCGGGCCGGGACAGTACCCGGGTCGGATCCGGTTTATAGTGACGAGAAGATGCAAGAAGAGCTGGTGGAGTGGTTAGAGGAGCAGGAGTATTGGAGGAGGAATAATGGGAGGGATCATGTGGTTTTTGCCGGGGATCCGAATGCACTCTATCGGGTCTTGGACCGGGTCAAGAATGCGGTTTTGTTATTGTCAGATTTCGGGCGGGTTAGAAGTGATCAAGGGTCCTTGATTAAGGATGTCATCGTGCCTTACTCGCATAGGATTAATGTCTATAATGGCGATATTGGCGTGGAGGAGAGGAAAACGCTCTTGTTTTTCATGGGCAATCGGTACCGGAAAGat GGTGGAAAAATTCGTGATCTGCTTTTTCAAATGCTTGAGAAAGAAGAGGATGTTGTAATAAGGCATGGCACACAATCTAGGGAGAATCGACGCACAGCTACGCGTGGCATGCATACTTCAAAGTTCTGTTTGAATCCTGCTGGTGATACTCCTTCAGCTTGCCGACTATTTGATTCGATTGTTAGTTTGTGTGTTCCATTGATAGTCAGTGATAGCATTGAGTTACCTTTTGAAGATGTCATAGACTACAGAAAGATTGCAATTTTTGTGGACACTGAGTCTTCTCTAAAGCCAGGATATTTAGTTAGAATGCTGAGAGCAGTATCTACTGAGAAAATTCTGGAATATCAGAAACAGATGAGAGAG GTGAAGCGATATTTTGTATACAGTGATTCAAATGGAACCGTGAATGAAATATGGCGTGAAGTAGCACAAAAACTGCCTCTTATTCAACTGATGATTAATCGTGACAAACGGCTTGTTAAGAAGGATTCTACTGAACCAGACTGTTCTTGTCTATGCACAAACCAGAGTGCACATATCACTTCCTTGTGA
- the LOC133675635 gene encoding protein ACCELERATED CELL DEATH 6-like has protein sequence MSRIKLERSPSISSCFPERFSGPSMEISTSTSGSGYTTTSYSHQVPRFMPSLPETAVDKHLVVEKQELLKVLPRSAAPAVASLNSQHHVSIDITDHESSVPSPAAAQLHKENTIGSLQRMQSLFNTFPNSAPATLCSERTVTIDLTKQQSVSAPASIDLHSKSAAAPLPAPPTISHGLVKGNRSTTGLTLYAPLYQAAMKGDWEKADEFFKSHPGAINVRITKEMDTVLHIAAGAKHTKFVEEVVKSMTGTDLTLRNKYNNTALCYAAASGVTKIAEMMVSKNRNLPMMRNNRGVTPLYIAALFGHKDMVWYLYSVTSDEYLTRDDYIGLLIATISTDLFDVALSIIQHQPELAIQRDLNGETALHVLARKSSAFASKSGLGFWHRFIYPWIFVEVPNKCSCPSSIFQIHRHRSNQESLSLVGHLFRAIQMNVPGIKAVYDKKLMHTQVLELVKLSWEQVLLLDDCQIAELLASPSQPLFVAAEFGIVEFITALIRSYPDLIWKVNEQSRSIFHIAVAHRQEKIFSLINDIGAHKDMITAYKDINNANILHLAGMIAPRDKLNVISGAALQMQRELLWFKEVEKNVQPSLKEMRDKNGRTPRMLFTEEHRGLVKEGEKWMKNTASSCMLLATLITTVMFAAIFTVPGGNDNSKGTPLVLASTSFIVFAVADAFALFSSVTSILMFLSILTSRYAEEDFVESLPKRLVVGLATLFCSIAAMLVAFAATFCIVLDHRLAWIVVPISLGSSVPVTLFAFLQFPLFVDMIHSSYGAGIFARKSTEMLY, from the exons ATGAGTCGAATCAAGTTGGAAAGATCTCCTTCAATCTCTTCATGCTTCCCAGAAAGGTTTTCTGGTCCGAGTATGGAAATTAGTACTTCAACATCTGGGAGTGGCTATACAACAACTTCGTATTCACATCAAGTCCCTCGGTTCATGCCTTCTCTTCCAGAAACTGCAGTTGATAAGCATCTTGTAGTGGAAAAGCAGGAGTTGCTTAAGGTTCTTCCCCGTTCAGCAGCCCCTGCAGTTGCATCCCTAAACTCACAACATCATGTTTCAATTGACATAACTGATCATGAGAGTTCTGTTCCATCACCGGCTGCTGCTCAGCTTCATAAAGAAAATACAATTGGGTCTCTTCAGCGGATGCAATCACTTTTCAACACATTCCCCAATTCAGCACCTGCAACTCTTTGCTCAGAGCGGACTGTGACAATTGACTTAACCAAGCAACAATCTGTTTCGGCACCTGCTAGCATTGACCTTCATAGCAAATCTGCAGCTGCACCACTCCCAGCTCCTCCGACGATTTCACATGGTCTTGTGAAAG GAAATAGAAGCACCACTGGGCTTACCTTATACGCACCTTTATACCAAGCTGCAATGAAGGGTGACTGGGAAAAGGCTGATGAGTTCTTTAAATCCCATCCAGGTGCTATAAATGTTAGGATCACCAAGGAGATGGATACGGTTCTCCATATCGCAGCAGGGGCTAAACATACCAAGTTTGTTGAGGAGGTGGTCAAGTCGATGACGGGAACCGATTTAACTTTACGGAACAAGTACAATAATACTGCTCTATGTTATGCAGCTGCCTCAGGAGTCACCAAAATAGCAGAAATGATGGTGAGCAAGAATAGAAACTTGCCAATGATGAGGAACAACAGAGGAGTGACGCCTCTTTATATAGCTGCGTTATTCGGACACAAAGACATGGTCTGGTATCTCTACTCTGTCACTTCAGACGAATATTTAACGCGAGACGACTACATCGGTCTGCTTATTGCTACCATCAGCACCGATTTGTTTG ATGTAGCCTTGAGCATCATTCAACACCAACCAGAATTAGCAATTCAGCGAGATCTAAATGGGGAGACAGCACTTCATGTTTTAGCTCGAAAGTCATCAGCATTTGCCAGCAAAAGTGGGCTTGGATTCTGGCATAGATTTATTTATCCAT GGATCTTTGTGGAAGTACCTAACAAATGTAGCTGCCCATCTAGCATCTTCCAAATCCATAGGCACAGGAGTAATCAAG AATCTCTCAGCTTGGTGGGACATCTTTTCCGTGCAATACAAATGAATG tcCCAGGAATCAAGGCAGTTTATGACAAGAAGTTGATGCACACACAAGTTCTTGAGCTGGTTAAGCTGTCGTGGGAACAAGTTCTGTTATTGGATGACTGCCAAATTGCAGAGTTGCTTGCAAGCCCTTCACAGCCACTCTTCGTTGCGGCAGAGTTTGGAATTGTTGAGTTTATAACTGCACTTATACGCTCTTATCCTGATTTAATATGGAAAGTTAATGAGCAAAGTAGAAGCATTTTTCACATCGCCGTAGCGCATCGCCAGGAAAAGATCTTTAGCCTCATTAATGATATTGGAGCACACAAGGACATGATTACTGCTTATAAAGATATTAACAATGCCAACATACTGCATTTGGCTGGAATGATTGCACCCCGGGATAAACTTAATGTTATTTCCGGTGCAGCCCTTCAGATGCAGAGAGAATTATTGTGGTTCAAG GAAGTTGAGAAGAATGTGCAGCCTTCATTAAAGGAGATGAGAGACAAGAATGGTAGAACACCTCGAATGTTATTTACCGAAGAACATAGAGGGCTGGTTAAAGAAGGAGAGAAATGGATGAAGAATACTGCTTCATCATGCATGCTTCTTGCTACACTAATTACTACAGTGATGTTTGCTGCAATTTTCACAGTTCCAGGAGGCAATGACAACAGCAAAGGCACTCCACTTGTTTTGGCGTCTACATCTTTCATAGTCTTTGCCGTGGCAGATGCATTTGCACTATTCTCTTCAGTCACTTCTATATTAATGTTCCTTTCCATACTTACTTCTCGTTACGCGGAAGAAGATTTCGTAGAGTCCCTGCCGAAAAGATTGGTAGTAGGTCTTGCAACACTCTTTTGCTCTATAGCAGCCATGCTTGTAGCATTTGCTGCAACCTTTTGCATCGTGCTTGACCATCGATTGGCATGGATTGTTGTCCCTATTTCTCTAGGTTCCTCCGTCCCTGTAACTTTATTTGCATTTTTACAATTTCCACTTTTTGTTGATATGATCCATTCTTCATATGGGGCTGGCATTTTCGCCCGAAAAAGCACAGAAATGCTATACTGA